The Colletes latitarsis isolate SP2378_abdomen chromosome 1, iyColLati1, whole genome shotgun sequence genome has a segment encoding these proteins:
- the LOC143343493 gene encoding DNA damage-regulated autophagy modulator protein 1-like: MPYGKLHVIPLSLFILIPVTFLITYTISVQWDHVVPGFPYISETGTLSPESCIFAQFLNIAALLLACCVYIRHRQVSQWHFERGSDLVNKKIVVATAWCGALACFGLDILANFQEARVIAAHMIGAMTCFTTGTVYFCLQTYLSHKMVPAVNGKIVVYVRACLSVSTLILTVATIVPGYISMLDFQGNDYKKWLPTDGGWGWHVASAISEWVLAIVYCAFLLTFVPEFRSINFEDPVVTLIYLDKDQDINKSYKLDSQIPE; this comes from the exons ATACACTATTTCAGTACAGTGGGACCACGTGGTGCCAGGATTCCCATACATATCGGAAACTGGCACGTTGTCGCCGGAGTCGTGTATATTTGCCCAGTTCCTTAATATAGCCGCGCTGCTCC TCGCCTGTTGCGTCTACATCAGACATCGACAAGTATCTCAATGGCACTTCGAAAGGGGCAGCGATCTCGTTAACAAAAAGATTGTTGTTGCGACGGCATGGTGCGGCGCTTTAGCGTGCTTTGGTCTCGATATTCTGGCTAATTTTCAAGAAGCTCGTGTCATTGCAGCTCACATGATCGGAGCAATGACTTGCTTCACGACTGGAACCGTCTACTTTTGCCTTCAG ACGTACTTAAGTCACAAAATGGTGCCAGCTGTGAACGGTAAAATCGTTGTTTACGTACGTGCGTGCCTTTCagtttcgacgttaattttaacagTAGCTACAATTGTCCCCGGCTATATTTCCATGTTAGACTTCCAAG GCAACGATTACAAGAAATGGCTGCCAACAGACGGTGGCTGGGGTTGGCACGTTGCTAGCGCTATTTCCGAGTGGGTTCTGGCGATTGTCTACTGCGCTTTCCTCCTTACATTTGTACCAGAATTTCGTTCAATTAATTTCGAGGATCCTGTGGTCACG CTGATATACTTGGACAAGGACCAAGACATCAATAAGTCGTACAAGTTGGATTCACAGATTCCAGAATGA